ATTTCCCTTCCTTGTTGGTGTTATTTGCCTCTCACTATCGCACTTTTGGACTCACACACAATTCATGAAAGTTTAAGTAATTCCAAAATTATGTAGTAAGATTCAGTCTTATACACCGGACGTATTAGATACTTTCTCACACTTTTGGACTCACACAACTCCCACCCCCCACGAAACCCGTCCATTTGTAGGAAAGTGCTTAAGGCGTGACACACAAATTGAATGAAATATTGGTATGACCGTTAGTTTTTTTTACATGCAAAAAGTTCACCTTAGGAAATTCCATATTTGAACAATTCGATACGTAGAAAACCATCCAGTCTCAAGTGGCAAGTTTTCATGAAACTGAATTGAGTGTATAGATAGATAATTTAAGCAACCTTTTTGTTTTAGTCTCCAAACCCCGTGTGAAACTATAAATAGCAACCGGCCTTATAGATAAAGACAGTGACATTGGAAAGGAGAAGGAAACTACAGCCAGAGAATTCAGCATTCGATCCATCAATAACCAAATCTCCATTGTCACAAACATCTCTCAGGTTGAATTTTCAACTCACACTATTTGTAATGCCGAATGGTTTCCACATTTTATGGTATTTgatattgccaaaaaaaaaaggcataagTAAACAGAAAATGTTAAATTCAAACCTAATTAAAAGCATATAAATGTTTTTTGAAACGTTACATGCTTAAAAAATTACCACAAATAAATTCAACACCACAAAGACTCTCTTAATGATAACTTTGCCTCTTCAACTCAAAAAAGAATGATTGTTGATTGTTCTTGACTTGAGTgttgaatttttccttttgtttttctacttaattttaaatttttaatgggtatagatttcaaatttattatctGTTTTCCCACAAGAGActctaaatgcaaaaaagtagaaaacatttttcctatttgGATATGTTTTTGTGAATGAAAGATTTTGTTCTTGTAATTTAGACATTGGAATTGCATGAAATGTTAATGATTTTTCACGTAGGtcgaacaattaaaaaacaaacaatcgaaaaatgtgttaattttctaaataaatatatatttattttccataGAAATAAACAACATCAAATATCAAACAATTTGACTCTTTTTTCTTGTGCATTAACGTTTTCTACCCTTAACCGTATATGAGTAAAGATTTGGTTAATTATATGTGTTCTAGATTTCAAACTTTGGATTGTGAATAGGAAGTTTTTGAGGTTTGAGTGATACATAATCTGAataaaaagacttttttttttctttggtgggCACGGCTAAACGGCAGCTACGATTTCTTGCAGAGGTAGACAGAAACCGCTGCCTCTACGATGGCCCAGTTTTAGAACGAGCCATTTTGAGGTACTCACTCTTGTTGCATGTTTTGTAACTCATTGAATAGTACATGACATGAGTTTTATTTCCTGAAGGACTTGTGACTTGTGACTTGTGACATACGTATATGTATATTCCTATTCTGTTTAATTAGTAAATAGTAATTGTGATGATAAGTTTTACGAAATGCATTGAGTAATTATTATAGTCGTTTAAGCTGAATAATTACTCAATGCATTGAGTTTTACGAAATGCATTGAGTAGTCGTTTGAATGGGACTAGTGAGTTGTGACTTGTGGTAAAAAAATGTAGGGAAGAGCCACAGTTTAAGCTGAAGAATGATCAAAACTTTCAGGGCCAGTATCTCCAAACAACTATATAAGTCCCTTAaaggctttctttttcttttgtcttttttcaatattttttagtagGTTAACAAAACAGCATATTAATTCATGAGTTTTTAagagttctttttcttcttattatgcTCAACGTCAGGTACAAGTATTGTTGGCTTCCCTTACTTGCCAAACATACCAAGTTTCAAGTTACAGAAGGCCCTTTAGTTGTGCCTCTTGATTGTGAATGGTTATGGCATTGTCATAGGCTCAATCCGGTAGGCTTCTGGATCAGAAATCACAACATACTTTGAAAACTGTCTGCATTTAAGTTTGGTTGGATTAGCTAAGCTGTGTTAATTCGCTTTTCAGGTGCGTTACAAGAATGACTGTGAGGAACTTTATGGGAGAATTCTTGACAACTGGAATGTTGCATCCTCAATTCAAGGAACTTGCAAAAAGCAAACTGAAGAAATTTGGAACATGATGTATCCAGCTGAACCATATGAAATCAGTCTGACAAGCAAATTGACACAGAATTTTGATGAAACTATTTTCCGAGGTTCAAAAAGGACGGACTATGATTTAGATTCAGCTGTCAAAAGGCAAAGTTCTTTCTTTTATCAGGTAATGAAGAAAATTTACTTGTGTAAAAAAGTATTgattaaaatatctaaaattgaaAGCTTTTAAGTTGTTCTTGTCAATGTAAACATTTTAAACTATTGCCAAATGCTGTGCTGCAACAATTTTTGGCATAACATTTGAAAGACACATAATACAAGGTTAAGTACATCTTAGAACTTTAAGCATATGTACTATTCTCTAGATTTCCTATTCTACAATTAATCACTGAAGACTGGCATTATATTTTGTTCTCATTATATGTTGCAGGTATCTCAGGTCATCATGAATGATGATCAATTGCTTGAAGAAGCAGTGGCCAGGTATAAGGGGTTTCTACATTTGATCAAGAGAAACAAAGAGAGGTCAATTAATCAATTCTGTGTcccaacttatgacattgaccTCATCTGGCATTCACACCAACTGCATTCTGCTTCTTACTGTAAAGATATGGTGGCAATAATGGGCAAGGTATTAGTGCATGATGACACAGATTCTGATAGAAGCAAGGGCAATAAGCTGGATGTCGGGTTTTCCAGAACCACCAAGCAGTGGGAAGAGGCATTTGGTTCAAGGTACTGGAGGGCAGGAGTGATGTATAGAGGGCGTGCTACAGCTCCTCTTTCTATTAATCTTAACCAATTGAATATTGTGAGCATGAAAGTAGCCCTATCCAATGAGTATCAGAATATAATTCAACTCCCCAAGAAAACTCAAGTGGAGGTAACCCCTAATATGATCTTCTGCCAAATTATGTTTGTTATAAAAGCACAACTCATGACAAAGACATGAATTCTAGCACAGGCACTTGTATTACCTTATTTTTGCCACAAGTTGTTGAATTACtgtatttacatttttgttCCTAATTCTCGTTCAGATTATGCTGGAGATTGCCGGGATCAAAGGATTGCCAGCTGGTTGCAAGAGCAGCCTCTTTGTCTCTTTTGGTAAGAAACAGCCGGATGAAATCTTCAATGCCAGGAAACAAATAAGGATAGACGAGTCAGGAGAGAAACAGTTTGCTGTTTTCCGATGTGAACCTACTGGAGAGCTTGTCTTTGAACTTATAACCTCTTCATCTTTCAACTTACCAATAGCAGGGCCAGTCAAAGTTTTGGGGACCTCTTCAATCACTCTAGAGAACCTTCTGAATCCTATCTCTAAACTGCTTGTAGAGAAATGGTTTGACATGTCACAAAGTTCTGAAGTCATGGATTCCAAGC
The sequence above is drawn from the Quercus lobata isolate SW786 chromosome 12, ValleyOak3.0 Primary Assembly, whole genome shotgun sequence genome and encodes:
- the LOC115970646 gene encoding glycine-rich domain-containing protein 1-like; the encoded protein is MNFFFSLVGTAKRQLRFLAEVDRNRCLYDGPVLERAILRYKYCWLPLLAKHTKFQVTEGPLVVPLDCEWLWHCHRLNPVRYKNDCEELYGRILDNWNVASSIQGTCKKQTEEIWNMMYPAEPYEISLTSKLTQNFDETIFRGSKRTDYDLDSAVKRQSSFFYQVSQVIMNDDQLLEEAVARYKGFLHLIKRNKERSINQFCVPTYDIDLIWHSHQLHSASYCKDMVAIMGKVLVHDDTDSDRSKGNKLDVGFSRTTKQWEEAFGSRYWRAGVMYRGRATAPLSINLNQLNIVSMKVALSNEYQNIIQLPKKTQVEIMLEIAGIKGLPAGCKSSLFVSFGKKQPDEIFNARKQIRIDESGEKQFAVFRCEPTGELVFELITSSSFNLPIAGPVKVLGTSSITLENLLNPISKLLVEKWFDMSQSSEVMDSKPISLLIAVSSTAPFPAPYVVQMVHEHPFSKSSCFFPLHGTSEHTYILDGSGNEIISFHMRESTINGIFKKEAIGILTSGATQVLAEFVGEGWSLMNSNWSLQLQKKLSENGHIFELTGIRKVIIFPGRKLDYECNYYEKPKNEQDFMTAVEFSAENPYGKAVALLNLKSGFLKINEEWLVLPGILSAFVISDILRKEDYSGFITNHREDPKEDVKSCNEEFGKTKNNYSAVGEKSTVVAKMDGTNCVIQCCNECEALVKDSTCGRHDGYGHEHKLMSGHCGGCGGSCGGGGNCGGSGNCGSGGCGGRCGGGGSCR